The Mycobacteriales bacterium genomic sequence ATCGCCGTCGTCGCCGCGATCACGGTCAGCTGGGCGGCAGACCTCGCCGCGAAGGGGATCCACGTCGTGGGCTCGGTACCGCGCGGGCTGCCGGACCTGACGGTGCCGACGGTGCACTGGCACGACGTGTCGCTGCTCTTCGGTGTCGCGGCATCGATGTTCGCCGTGATCCTGGCGCAGAGCGCGGCGACGTCGCGGGCCTACGCCGCGAAATACGAGGAGGAGTTCACCGAGGATGTCGACCTCGTCGGCCTCGGTGGCGCCAACATCGCCGCCGCCTTCACCGGGACCTTCGTGGTCAACGGGAGTCCGACGAAGACCCAGATGGTCGACGGCGCGGGCGGGCGGAGCCAGCTCTCCCAGCTCACCGCCGGCGGGATCGTGCTGTTGGTGCTGGTCCTCGTCACCAAGCCACTGGAATACCTGCCTACCGCGGCGTTGGCGGCGGTGGTCTTCCTGATCGGGCTGCAGCTGATCGACGTACACGGCCTGCGCCGGCTTTACGCCGTACGCCGTGCGGAATTCGCCGTCGCCGTGCTCACCACACTCGCGGTCGTCCTCCTCGGCGTGGAGCAGGGAGTCATCCTCGCCGTACTTGCCTCGATGGTCGATCACCTCCGGCACAGCTACAGCCCGCACAACAGCGTCCTGGTGAAATCGGCCGACGGGCACTGGCGGTCAGACCCCATCTCCAAGGGCGCGCGTACGGCGCCCGGCCTGGTCATCTACCGCTTCGGCACGAGCCTGTACTTCGCGAACGCGGCCCGCCTGGTCACCGACGTCGTCGGCCTGATCGGCGACGAGCCGCCGAAGTGGTTCTGCCTGGACGGCGCGGCGATCGGCGATATCGACTTTTCCGCCGCCGCAGTGTTGCTGCAGATCTGCGAGAAGGCGAAGAGGCGTGGCAGCCGGCTCGTGCTGTCGAACATCATCGTCCCCGTCCGCCACCAGCTCGATCGCTACGGCATCACCGACGCCGTCGGATCGGACGCCTATTTCGCCACCGCCGGCGAGGCCCTGGAGGCCTTCGAGGCCCAGCACCCGGAATCATCGGCGTAGCCCGCCCCGCTGCCATTCCGCGTGAACGTCACGTTCAAGCGCTCTAGCCGCATCAACGTCACGTTGACGCGGAATGCAGGGCGGGCCTGGTCAGGTCAGCGGGTCCACTTGGTGTTACGCATGGCGACCTCCCTCCCTGGGACGGACCTACCCCAAGGAAGGTTGGCCGACGCCTGCGCGGGACGCTTCACCGGGTGGCTGATGCCGCCCGGTGACGGAGGCCCAGGCCGACCCCGAGAGCGGTCACGACGCAGAGCGCGGCGTTCACCGCGATGGCCGTCGTGAGCCCGGACAGCACCGCTCCGGGCGTCACACCGCCGAGCCCGGGTCGCCCGCCGAGTCCGCGCTCGCTCTCCTGCGTACACGCGAACGCGTCGCCTTTCGGAAGATCCCCGTGCCGTAGCTACCGGTTACTGTTCGAGCCGAGGCGCCGTCGCCGATGGGTCAGTGCGGACCGACCGGCTGCCAACCCTCACCGCAGGGGCCGCCACCGTCGGCGGTCTCCGGCACGGCAACCTCGTCACCGGCCGGGGTCAGCATGGGGTTGTAGAACTTGGCGATCTCGACGCTGGACTGCGGGACGTAATGGAAGATCAGCGACCGGCGGAAGCGATCGGTGGTCCGGTTCGGACCGGAGCCGTGCACCATGCTGCCGTGGAAGAAGAGCACGTCGCCGGCCTTCATCTCGGTCTGCACTCTCTCCATGTGGTCGGGGACCTTGACCTCGTTGGCCGAGAAGGACTCGTTCATGTCGGCCTCACCCGGACAGGCCAATTCGTAGCGATGCGAACCAGGCACCACGGTGAGCCCGCCGTTGTCGCTGTCGCAGTCGTCGATCGCGATCCAGGCGGCGATGCAGGTCTCCGGGTGGGCGCGCAGGAAGAGGTTGTCCTGGTGCAGCGCCTGGCCGCGCGCTGAGGGCGGCTTGAAGTAGAACATCGACTGCGCGGCCAATGGCGGCCCGATCATGTCGGTGACCCGGCCGATCAGCCGCCGGTCGAGCATCAGCCGCCGGGCGATGCGGCCGATCGGCATGTCGGAGTGTCGGTGGGGATGCACGAATCGCGGGTAACGGGCGAGTACGTCGTCGTCCGGGACGTGGTCGTCGTGACCGAGCGACCGGTCGTGTTCGACCTGGGTCATGAAGACCTCACGGATCTCGGCGACCTCGTCAGGAGTCAGCGCCGAGCGCACCTGGACCACGCCGTTGCGGTCGTACTCGTTCGCCAAACCGGCCTCGGCGTCGAGAACGATATTCGTCACACCAAGCTCCTTCGCGTCTTTTCGGCAGGCCGGGGTTGATGGTAGCGGTGATCATCGTCGCGCGGCCGTCACGACGAGGTCAGCTGCCTTTCCCCCGCTCGTCGTCCACGCCCGCTCCCGCGGCGGCGCTCGTCGCCACCGTCGTGGCCCACTCCGCCGCGGAGCGGCCGGCGAGCTGCGGCACCTCCTCCAGAGCGACGAATGCACTGACCGCAAGTTGGAAGGTGGCGTTGACCGCATCGGCCAGGTCCATGGTCGACGCGACGACCGCGGCGGCACGGTTGTCCCGGCGCGCGGCGTCCGCCAGCTGCACCGCCTTGGCCCACGGCGGGCGGCCCCCGGGCACCAGCTTCACGTCCGGCTGGGCGACCACCTCACGCAGGAGCGATTCGAACGGCTCCTCCAAGGCGGTCGCCGCGAGATCGACGGCGACGATCCCGGCGTAGGTGAAGGCGTCTGCGAGGCGCGGAAACATCCCGGCCTCGACGAACTGCTCGACGAGGATGTCGCGCCCGGCCTGATCACCCCGAAGGTGGGCGGCGACGATCGCCACCCCCCGCTGGGTGAGTCGACTCTCCTCTGGCGTCATCGCTCCCTCTCCGCGCCGCTGTCCACTGCCCCAGCCTAGGCGGGCGGGTTCCTCACCCGGCGAGGCGAGCAGCGAGCCAGTGCCGGGCGATCCGGGCCTGCCCGGCCTGGAACGCGCGCACCGTCGGGAGCCCCGGCGGAGCCGGTCTCAGCGAGCTGTGGGTGAAGAGTCCGGCGATCGCCGCGAGAAGCACGAGGACGACGTCCGGGTCGGCAGCGGCCGCCGATCGGTGGCGGGCGAGCAGCCAGTCGAGATCGGGGCCGCCCTGCATGCCCACGCTGGGCGCGAGGCCGAGGACGTCGAGGACCGGCGCGCCGCGGCGGGCATGCGGCCAGTCGACGAAGGCGACTGTGCCGTCGGAGCGGATGAGCAGGTTGTCCGCACGCAGATCGAGGTGCAGCAGCGTGTCGCCGGCGGCGACGTCGACCCACCGGTCTTCCAGGGCGACGAGCCGCTCGAGGTGCGCCCGCGACCAGTCGTCGAGCGTGGCCGGGGTCCGGTCGTACAACGACCGCCAGCCGCAAAAGAGACCTGGTTCGTCCTCGACGGTCCTAGCGTCGGAGACCGGGCAAGGAGTCAGCGACTCGTGCAGGTCGGTCACCGCGTCCAGCACGTCGGCCAGTTCGTCGGGACGCCAGGGCAGCGTGGGGTGCCGGCCCTCGATGTCCTCGTAGATCAGCGCGACCCACTCCCCGTCGTCGTGGACGCCGAGCAGCCGCGGGACGGGCACATCGGGCGGCAGGGCCGTCGTGATCCGGGCCTCCGTGCGGTGCAGATCGGGCGAATGGCGGTTCTGAGCACTGCTCAGCGCCTTGACGAACACCCGCCGACCGTCATCGAGCGTGACGCGGGCGGCGAGTCCCGGGGAGAAACCGCTCGGCTGAGTCACGGCGACAGCCACCCGGCCGCCGATCTCCGCCTCGATCGAGGCCCGGACCGGGGCCGGCACCTGCTCCCACGACAGGCGCAGGCCGCGGGCGGGCGGGACCGGCGTGATCACGCCGCCATACTGCCCGCCGCGCCGTCAAGCGGTCGACGCCTTATCATCGTGGCCACAGTCCAGGGGCTAGTGCCGAGGAGCGATCCGTGAGCGACGAGCGCGACGGGCCGGCTTGGCCTGAGGACGACACCGCAGACCGGCCGCCACCCCGTAACGGGATGCCGGTCGCCGCGATGTTGCTCGGCGTGGTGTCGCTCGCCGGCGTCTTCCTGTTCCGGTCGGTCTTCATCAGCGTGATCGCCGGCCTGCTCGGCCTCGTCTTCGGGATCCTCGCCTTCCGCCAGGTCAAACGGGGCATCGCCGACAAGCGGGGCTTTGCGATCGCCGGGATCGTCCTCGGCGCACTCGGCCTGGTCGTGTCGGTGGTGCTGCTGGTGCTCTCGTACCACCTCTACAGCGACTGCAAGACCAAGCTGGGCCACTCTCCGAGTCAGAGTGAGCTCACCCAGTGCGTGAAGAACAAGGTCTGACGCGGACCGCGCCCGCCGGTCGGTGACCGGTCAGTAGCGCGGTCGGCGCCGGGAGTTGAAGAAGTCGGTCGACGGCTTGAGCCACAGCAGTACGACGATGGCGATGTCGACAAGCAGGCTGATGATCCCCAGGCCCTTCGTCGTCCCGGGGCCGGCACCTGCGAGCCCCGACAGCCCGCCGACGATCCCCAGCCCGAGCAGGACCGTGGTGACGATCCGCGCCCAGTTCCGGCCTCGACGGACCTGCAGCGCGAGCAGCACGTAGAGCGCGGTGAACACGATGCCGACGACGATCGCGATCGCCCGGGCGACGTTGTAGGCCGAGTTGATCTGGGCATCGGTGTAGGACGTGTTGGCATTGCGGATCGCGTTGATGAACCCGGTCCGGTCCGCCAGCTGGACGATCGCCGTGATCAGCCCGACAAGCGCGGTGATGATCATCAGAGCCGATGCCCAGTTGACTTCCTTGGGCATGTCGAGCGGGGTCGGAGCAGGCGGCCGCTGGCCGTAGCCCCCGTACTGCCCCTGCGGGTACTGACCGGGCGGGGGTGTCTGACCCTGCGGATACTCGCCGGGCGGCGGGTACTGCCCCGGCGGTGGGTATTGGCCGGGCGGGGGGTACTGCCCCGGCGGCGGGTATTGGCCGGGCGGCGGGTACTGCCCCGGCGGCGGACCCTGGCCGGCCGGCGGCGGCGTACCCCCTGACGGCGGCGGCGTCGGCGCGTTGGGGTACTGCGCCGGATCGTCTCCACGCCGGTCCGGGTCGTCCTGCGAGCCAGAGCCGTAGCCGGTCACGGTGTCCTCCTCGTGGCGGGCGGTCGCCCAGTCGGAACGGGGTCGGAACAGCTTGGCATGAACGACCCCGCCCGTGCAGCACCGGTCACCGGCGCGCCGACTAGGGCGGGGGCGCCCCGAGCGACTCCCAGTACTCGTTGAGCTGTCCCTGCACCTTCGGGAACCAGATGAACGGGCCGGCGAGCGGGATCAGCATCCAGAACCCGGTCAGGCCGGACACCTTGCTCTCCCGACCGGTCAACCGCATCATCTCGTTGATCTCGGCCGGCACCAGGAACACGGTGACGATGCCGATGAGGAAGTACAGCAGCAGACCCAAACCGCCGCCGACGCCGATTCCGCTGTGGTCCTTGACTTCCTTCTGGGTCTGGTAGACCCAGTAGAAGCAGTAGATCCCCAGCGTCACGATCGCCAGCAGGATGCTCATGCCGATCTTGCGCGTCTCACCGAGTGGACCGGTCGGGCCCGGGTAGGCACCGTAGGGCGCCTGGGCCGGGTAGCCCGCGCCACCTTCGGGGACCGCCGTACCGACCGCCTCAGCGGGCGGCGCCGAACCGGGGTCTGCGTCGGCCGACATCGAACCGGCGTCGTCGGGCGTCGACGCTTCCGCGGTCGGCAGCCCGGTGTCGGACTTCTCCGGCTCGTGCGACTCGCTCGGCTGCGGCGCGTCCGAGGGCGGCGATCCAGGCTCTGACATGGCAACTCCCCAGTAGAAAACCAGCGTCGCACGGAAGCATCGCCATGCGCAGGCGTCCGACGAATCGGGCCGATCCACCGAATAACCGCCGACGCCGAAGGGCGTGTACTCCAGTCACTCCCGCCACAGTGGACGCACGGTGGCCAGTGTGCGGCGGTAGCGCAGGTAGGCCTCGTCGTAGCTGTCCCGTGTC encodes the following:
- a CDS encoding DUF4190 domain-containing protein — translated: MSDERDGPAWPEDDTADRPPPRNGMPVAAMLLGVVSLAGVFLFRSVFISVIAGLLGLVFGILAFRQVKRGIADKRGFAIAGIVLGALGLVVSVVLLVLSYHLYSDCKTKLGHSPSQSELTQCVKNKV
- a CDS encoding SulP family inorganic anion transporter; translated protein: MARPGLPMLHGILPLQRSRVPIDMLAGVTLAALSIPEVLGYAKIAGMPVVTGLYTLLLPMAVFAVLGSSRHLVVGADSATAAILAAGLVGIAAAGSPRYVQLAGLAALMAGALLLLARVTRLGFLADFLSRTVLVGFLTGVGIEVALGQLPDMLGVPKRGRETMSMVVHTVRELGQAQRNAILVAAGVIVIVIGVRLLNPRIPGGLIAVVAAITVSWAADLAAKGIHVVGSVPRGLPDLTVPTVHWHDVSLLFGVAASMFAVILAQSAATSRAYAAKYEEEFTEDVDLVGLGGANIAAAFTGTFVVNGSPTKTQMVDGAGGRSQLSQLTAGGIVLLVLVLVTKPLEYLPTAALAAVVFLIGLQLIDVHGLRRLYAVRRAEFAVAVLTTLAVVLLGVEQGVILAVLASMVDHLRHSYSPHNSVLVKSADGHWRSDPISKGARTAPGLVIYRFGTSLYFANAARLVTDVVGLIGDEPPKWFCLDGAAIGDIDFSAAAVLLQICEKAKRRGSRLVLSNIIVPVRHQLDRYGITDAVGSDAYFATAGEALEAFEAQHPESSA
- a CDS encoding DUF4234 domain-containing protein, translating into MSEPGSPPSDAPQPSESHEPEKSDTGLPTAEASTPDDAGSMSADADPGSAPPAEAVGTAVPEGGAGYPAQAPYGAYPGPTGPLGETRKIGMSILLAIVTLGIYCFYWVYQTQKEVKDHSGIGVGGGLGLLLYFLIGIVTVFLVPAEINEMMRLTGRESKVSGLTGFWMLIPLAGPFIWFPKVQGQLNEYWESLGAPPP
- a CDS encoding phytanoyl-CoA dioxygenase family protein; amino-acid sequence: MTNIVLDAEAGLANEYDRNGVVQVRSALTPDEVAEIREVFMTQVEHDRSLGHDDHVPDDDVLARYPRFVHPHRHSDMPIGRIARRLMLDRRLIGRVTDMIGPPLAAQSMFYFKPPSARGQALHQDNLFLRAHPETCIAAWIAIDDCDSDNGGLTVVPGSHRYELACPGEADMNESFSANEVKVPDHMERVQTEMKAGDVLFFHGSMVHGSGPNRTTDRFRRSLIFHYVPQSSVEIAKFYNPMLTPAGDEVAVPETADGGGPCGEGWQPVGPH